A genomic stretch from Strongyloides ratti genome assembly S_ratti_ED321, chromosome : 1 includes:
- a CDS encoding Adenylate kinase isoenzyme 1: MSIGFALGKTPVVVLIGSPGSGKETQSIKISNNYSFTRISTGDILRNEVKSGSPKALEMKKTIDSGQLVPKEFIETLMKEYMLGAVSQKTKGFIVDGYPRDIAQGESFERKFKKPDVIIYLEVSDQTILKRLKERTGTSGRADDNTEAIAKRLRQFKESTLLLVDHYKKEKVCQVVNGDRDPDQVFGDIQKILDAKYKNL, encoded by the coding sequence atgtCAATTGGATTTGCTTTAGGAAAAACACCAGTCGTTGTTCTTATTGGATCCCCTGGATCAGGAAAAGAAACAcaatcaattaaaatttcaaataattattcttttacaCGTATTAGTACAGGagatattttaagaaatgaAGTAAAAAGTGGTTCACCAAAAGCTttagaaatgaaaaaaacaATAGATTCTGGTCAATTGGTACCAAAAGAATTTATTGAAACATTAATGAAAGAATACATGTTAGGTGCAGTTTCACAAAAAACAAAAGGATTTATAGTTGATGGTTATCCAAGAGACATTGCTCAAGGAGAATCAtttgaaagaaaatttaaaaaacctgatgttattatatatttagaagTATCAGATCAAACTATTCTTAAACGTCTTAAAGAAAGAACTGGAACTTCTGGAAGAGCTGATGATAATACTGAAGCTATTGCAAAACGTTTAAGACAATTTAAAGAGTCAACATTACTTCTTGTTGATCactataaaaaagaaaaagtttgTCAAGTTGTCAATGGAGACAGAGACCCAGATCAAGTATTCGGAGATATCCAAAAAATCCTTGATgctaaatataaaaatttatag
- a CDS encoding MIP14691p: MDTMESEYPIHQLTPTKIVPPSNDIIKGKEKERQYFNRGYRLTSSNNNGTTQTASGSISRLTTIIRRSLRIKSRPKPSTTDNLENSPKKRMTFRKAFDDKEGSSFTDYSSVRIHKCKEDYGRLEQLEQYIRQNKINDIKKFVRINNWPASHEIRCHLWATLSKDKNFDLNKSLYKSKMDEFRTKNCQLIQPKFLSLDGVIINDHGLKECGVVALQKFLIMVEEDRPDVTFIPALYSFSALLLHYVQPDEAFAIISKMLSVEKKFLIQSEVMYEASPYVLLQLIKTHKKKVYVYLEKCCKSNNRDDLVKPLKKWYEWIFRYMPFDYIVRVTDCFIVEGHKFLLRIGISIVYLWYKDRSRSIHLKSVPNKSKEECLEEVENQLIEVCKSIPVSCQTFIDVATHIRNMKQSFINKNQKYYEDLIRQDITLNRSTKADYSIKHMHHLFSSVFSSKIVTPDCAEALMRAIPERLQLETPILIFTLSEQGISFVNFWNKIDEAEQSLIIIKTMKGDIFGGYASSSWSERKDLKERQRSKFFGTGESFVFKVDENSKLPIIYDWVGNHWDQSDDPPQMFMAAGDRFLILGSGNNTSIEIRDELSKGVTYECSTFGSPPLVQERTFDIQEMEVFHVHSECAPMVVSRALGLAITAGSMMLLLPQILKIFAAKSGRGISLISQFLALLASSGTAAYSFKSGFVFSQWGDSLFVSLQTAVIIMQILYYSPRRPYAFAFLAFVWSGYLAIVGDYVPFHVLTTIQTLTIPITVISKGIQIIENFQNKSTGELSLISVGLAFGGCLARIFTSIQETGDSLIIMSYVIAGILNGIIFGQFFTYWSNKLKKD, from the exons ATGGATACCATGGAGTCAGAATACCCAATTCACCAGCTAACACCAACTAAAATTGTCCCTCCAtcaaatgatataataaaagggAAAGAGAAAGAAAGGCAATATTTTAATAGGGGATACCGCCTTACATCTAGCAACAATAATGGCACAACACAAACAGCTTCTGGTTCTATATCACGATTGACAACTATTATAAGAAGGTCTCTTAGAATTAAAAGTAGACCTAAACCATCAACTACTGACAATTTAGAAAATTCTCCTAAAAAGAGAATGACCTTTAGAAAAGCTTTCGACGACAAAGAAGGTAGTTCTTTTACTGATTATTCTAGTGTAAGAATTCATAAATGTAAAGAGGATTATGGAAGATTGGAACAATTAGAACAATATATAAgacaaaacaaaataaacgat ataaaaaaatttgttcgTATTAATAATTGGCCTGCCTCTCATGAAATACGATGTCATTTATGGGCAACATTAAGTAAAGATAAAAACTTTGACCTCAACAAAAGTCTTTACAAAAGTAAGATGGATGAATTTCGAACAAAAAATTGTCAATTAATACaaccaaaatttttatcattagatggtgttataataaatgatcATGGTCTTAAAGAATGTGGTGTTGTAgctttacaaaaatttttaattatggtTGAAGAAGATAGACCAGATGTAACATTTATACCTGCTTTGTATTCATTTTCAGCTTTATTGTTACATTATGTTCAACCAGATGAAGCATTTGCcattatttctaaaatgttatcagtagaaaaaaaatttttaatacaaagtGAAGTTATGTATGAAGCATCACCATATGTTTTgttacaattaataaaaacacataagaaaaaagtttatgtatatttagaaaaatgttGTAAATCTAATAATAGAGATGATCTAGTTAAACCATTGAAAAAATGGTATGAATGGATATTTAGATATATGCCTTTTGATTATATTGTCAGAGTTACTGATTGTTTTATTGTCGAAGGACATAAATTTCTACTACGTATTGGAATTTCAATTGTTTATCTATGGTATAAAGACAGATCCCGCTCTATCCACTTGAAAAGTGTACcaaataaaagtaaagaaGAATGTTTAGAAGAGGTAGAAAATCAATTAATAGAAGTTTGTAAAAGTATTCCCGTTTCATGTCAAACATTTATTGATGTTGCAACACATATTAGAAATATGAAACAAtctttcattaataaaaatcagAAATATTATGAAGATCTT atacgCCAAGATATTACATTAAATAGAAGTACAAAAGCAGATTACTCTATTAAACATATGcatcatttattttcttcagTATTTAGTTCAAAAATTGTTACTCCAGATTGTGCTGAAGCATTGATGAGAGCCATACCTGAAAGACTACAATTAGAAACaccaattttaatttttactttatcaGAACAAGGTATTAGTTTTGTAAACTTTTGGAATAAAATTGATGAAGCTGAACAATcacttattattattaaaactatGAAAGGAGATATTTTTGGTGGGTATGCTTCTTCAAGTTGGAGTGAAAGGAAAGATTTAAAAGAACGTCAAAGATCAAAATTCTTTGGTACCGGAGAgtcttttgtttttaaagtTGATGAAAATTCAAAATTACCTATTATTTATGATTGGGTTGGCAATCATTGGGATCAATCTGACGATCCACCTCAAATGTTTATGGCTGCAGGAGATcgttttttaata TTAGGTAGTGGCAATAATACTTCTATTGAAATACGTGATGAGCTATCAAAAGGAGTTACTTATGAATGCAGTACTTTTGGAAGTCCACCATTAGTTCAAGAACGAACTTTTGATATTCAAGAAATGGAAGTTTTTCATGTTCATTCCG AATGTGCCCCAATGGTGGTTTCTAGAGCATTAGGACTTGCAATAACAGCAGGTTCAATGATGTTATTACTTCcacaaatattaaagatatttgCTGCAAAATCTGGACGTGgaatttctttaatttcaCAATTTTTAGCACTTTTAGCTTCATCAGGAACAGCTGCATATAGTTTCAAATCGGGTTTTGTTTTTTCCCAATGGGGTGATTCACTATTTGTTTCTTTACAAACAGCTGTAATTATTAtgcaaatattatattattcacCGCGACGTCCATACGCTTTTGCATTTCTTGCATTTGTATGGTCAGGATATTTAGCTATTGTTGGAGATTATGTTCCTTTCCATGTATTAACAACGATTCAAACACTAACAATTCCAATTACAGTTATTTCAAAg ggaattcaaataatagaaaatttccaaaataaatcaacaggagaattatcattaatttcaGTTGGTCTAGCTTTTGGTGGATGTTTAGCACGAATTTTCACATCCATACAAGAAACTGGTGACTCTCTTATTATTATGAGTTATGTTATAGCTGGAATCCTTAATGGAATAATCTTTGGTCAATTCTTCACTTATTGGAGTAATAAATTGAAGAAAGATTAA
- a CDS encoding Glycoprotein-N-acetylgalactosamine 3-beta-galactosyltransferase 1 produces MAIYLFDKKNPTYKKEEIFNNDVINETPDFHSFSNYFASNITIFCLIHTSPKYKYSRALPQKNTWLKRCTKYIFVSIENDPELPSIKGNDYDGHEYSNIRMRFGLQYIYDKYGDKFDWIFKADDDNYAIMENLRMFLMNKNPENDYYFGFPLVEPNHNSGVVAYQQGAGFVLSKSSFRKLVTIAFKNPELCSNQPDAPDDVEFGRCLKNIGIPLSESRDINDKQPFIATNIEEASTFKKKFRWNWFKTHSTKEYPMGYYALSTFPINFHYVSGDNMYAYEYVFYQANVAGRQNPMFDSSSENDIETIYKQVKDYSQKIYKPL; encoded by the exons atggcTATTTacttatttgataaaaaaaatccaacatataaaaaagaagaaatttttaacaatgatgttattaatgaaacaccag atTTTCATTCATTTAGCAATTATTTTGCATCAAACATCACAATATTCTGCCTAATTCATACAAGtccaaaatataaatattcaagAGCACTTCCACAAAAAAATACTTGGTTAAAAAGAtgtacaaaatatatttttgtgtCAATTGAAAATGATCCAGAACTTCCATCTATTAAAGGAAATGATTATGATGGACATGAATATTCTAATATTCGTATGAGATTTGGTTTACAATACATTTATGATAAGTATGGTGATAAATTTGATTGGATATTTAAAGCTGATGATGATAATTATGCAATAATGGAAAATTTAAGGAtgtttttaatgaataaaaatccAGAAAATGACTATTATTTTGGATTTCCATTGGTAGAACCAAATCATAATTCAGGTGTTGTTGCATATCAACAAGGTGCAGGATTTGTTTTAAGTAAAAGTTCATTTAGAAAGCTTGTAACTATTGCATTTAAAAATCCAGAACTTTGTAGTAACCAACCAGATGCACCTGATGATGTTGAATTTGGGAGATGCCTTAAAAATATAGGAATCCCATTGTCAGAATCAAGagatattaatgataaacaaCCTTTTATTGCAACAAACATTGAAGAAGCAAGTACTttcaagaaaaaatttagatgGAATTGGTTTAAAACCCATTCAACTAAAGAATATCCAATGGGATATTATGCATTGTCAACTTTTCctataaattttcattatgttag tggTGATAATATGTATGCATATGAATATGTATTTTATCAAGCAAATGTAGCTGGAAGACAAAATCCAATGTTTGATTCATCTTCAGAAAATGATATTGaaacaatttataaacaGGTTAAAGATTATTCACAAAAAATCTATAAGCCATTGtag